The nucleotide sequence GACGCATTGTAATTTCTGCGGCATTATTTACAATATTTACATTCGCTTCATTGTTCCATTTCCAAGCATTTACATTTGGAAGAACTTTTTTAAGTAGCCATTTATTATTCCAATCAATTGATTTTGAATTAAATTCATCAGATAAATTAGTTTGTAGTTTCCATTTTTTACTAGAATCTGGAGATAGTATATACGGCTTATTTTGACTCAAAACCGAAAAACAAACAACAAGAAGCAACAGTGAAAAAATTTTTTTCGAATTCATTTTAGTTAAGTTTTATTGAATTATCAAATTAATGAGATATTCAATAAAAAAACAGACTCAATTTTATCCTCTAATACATTGAAATTAACTAATTTACCATAATATAGAAACAAAAAAAATCGGTTTAAAATTACTTTCAAACCGATTTGTTACTATATTAAGCGAAAACTATTTTTTAGCTTCTGCTTTTTCTGCTTTCTCTTCTTTGTCCTCTTTTTTATCAGCCGACTTGTATTTGTCGTTTAACGCTTTGATGATTTCCTTAGTGATATCTAATTTATCTTCAGCATATAAAATAGAAGCTACATCACCTGTTCCAAAAATGTATGTGTAACCGTTCTTTTTACCGTAGTCTTTGATGAATTTTTTAACACCCGTTACTAGGGTATCCATTTCAGCTCCACTTTCTTGTTGTAGTTGTTGAGCCAATGCTTGTTGTGCATAACCTAGTTGTTGCTCTCTTTTTTGCAATTCAGCCGCTCTTTTTTGTGCCCATTCTTGACCGTTAGCTTGTGCTTGCGATTGGAAATTAGCAGCGTCTTGTTTAAAACGATTAATCTCTGCTTCTAATTGTCTTCCTTTTTCTTCAGACTGTGCTTTATATTTTGCTTCAAGGTCTTTTGCCTCTGTGTATTCTTTCATTAATTCTGAAGTATCAACATAAGCTGTTTTAGCTTCTTTTACTTCTACCGCTTTCTGACAAGAAAAAACTGAAACTGCCATCGCGATAATAAATAGTACTTTTTTACTCATGCTGTTTTTATTTGTTTTTTGGTATTCGTGAATCTCTGATTTCATTTTGGTGTATTTGTGATTATTTGTGATTGGAACAAAAATATAAAAAAATAAGTAGCATCCTAAAATTCTTTAGATTTTGGCTTATTTTTAAACTATTAGATTTCCTTATTGTAATAAAATTTTAGATAATTTTAAGCTATAAAAATCGGCTTCATTAGATTAATTTTAAGCGAATTTCAAAAAAACGGACACATAATCCATATTTTAAATAGAAAACAGCGCTTAAAACCACTTAAAATCAATTTTAGCTGTTTTTTAGCACGTAAATATGGGAGGAATACTCCAAATTGTGTTTTGCTTTCAAATTAGACTGCAATCCTATAAAAAATGCTTTTACAAAATTCATTTTCCCTGTTTTGTATTTTTCTGAAAGCAAACTCACATAAAAAGAATCAAATTTCATGGGAAGGATTTTTTCTAAATCCATTCCTTCTTTTTGAAAAAGACTTTGGATGGACTTTTTTGAGAAATGCCAAAAATGAATGGGCACATCATAAGCCGCCCAAAAGGCACCATAATGTTTTGCGTCGAAAGATTTATAATTTGGCACCGCAACGATTAAAGTTCCGCTTGGTTTTAAAAGTCGTTTCAATTCTTTGATTTGAAAATCTAAATCGGGTACATGTTCTAAAACAT is from Flavobacterium sp. NG2 and encodes:
- a CDS encoding OmpH family outer membrane protein is translated as MKSEIHEYQKTNKNSMSKKVLFIIAMAVSVFSCQKAVEVKEAKTAYVDTSELMKEYTEAKDLEAKYKAQSEEKGRQLEAEINRFKQDAANFQSQAQANGQEWAQKRAAELQKREQQLGYAQQALAQQLQQESGAEMDTLVTGVKKFIKDYGKKNGYTYIFGTGDVASILYAEDKLDITKEIIKALNDKYKSADKKEDKEEKAEKAEAKK